The following are encoded together in the Cicer arietinum cultivar CDC Frontier isolate Library 1 chromosome 2, Cicar.CDCFrontier_v2.0, whole genome shotgun sequence genome:
- the LOC101492270 gene encoding transmembrane 9 superfamily member 2-like — MEKSTACLVSAIVILCFCFINHVKSDSLDHRYKEGDFVPFYANKVGPFHNPSETYRYFDLPFCAPDNVEEKKEDLGEVLNGDRLVVAPYKMDFLINKKPESICGKKLTRNEVAQFRHAVLKDYFYQMYYDDLPIWGFLGRFENDDKDDTNEATVYLFRHVHFEILYNKDNIIDVFIRNDPNAVVDLTEDREVDVDFTYSVRWTQTDIPFEKRLEKYSQTSSLSHHLEIHWFSIINSCVTVLLLTGFLAMILMRVLKNDFVKFTPDEEALDDQEESGWKYIHGDVFRYPRYKSLFAAAIGIGSQLFTLVIFIFMLALVGVFYPYNRGALFTALVVIYALTSGIAGYSSASFYYMIEGKNWVKILVLSGSLFSGPLFLTFCFLNTVAVAYNSTAALPFGTIVVIFLIWTLVTSPLLVLGGIAGKNSRSEFQAPCRTNKYPRHIPQLPWYRKTPAQMAMAGFLPFSAIYIELYYIFSSVWGHQIYTIYSILFIIFIILLIVTAFVNVALTYFQLAAEDHDWWGRSFLCGGSTGLFIYGYCMFFYNARSDMSGFMQTSFFFGYMACICYGFFLMLGTVGFRASLIFVRHIYHSIKCE, encoded by the exons atGGAAAAGTCAACGGCATGTTTGGTTAGTGCCATTGTGATCCTTTGTTTCTGCTTCATAAACCATGTTAAATCTGATTCATTGGATCACCGTTACAAAGAAGGTGATTTTGTACCTTTTTATGCTAACAAAGTGGGACCCTTTCACAATCCAAG TGAGACATACAGATATTTCGACCTTCCCTTTTGCGCACCAG ATAATgtggaagaaaagaaagaagatctTGGTGAAGTTTTGAATGGGGATAGATTAGTTGTTGCTCCTTACAAAATGGATTTTCTGATTAATAAAAAACCTGAGAGCATATGCGGAAAGAAGCTGACAAGAAATGAGGTTGCTCAATTCAGACATGCTGTTTTGAAGGactatttttatcaaatgtaCTATGATGACTTGCCTATTTGGGGTTTCCTTGGAAGATTTGAGAATGATGATAAAGATGACACAAATGAGGCCACAGTTTATCTATTTAGGCATGTTCATTTTGAGATCCTTTACAATAAGGATAACATCATTGATGTTTTCATTAGAAATGATCCAAATGCTGTTGTAGACTTGACAGAAGATAGAGAGGTAGATGTGGATTTCACATATTCTGTCAGATGGACTCAAACAGATATTCCATTTGAGAAAAGGTTGGAGAAATACTCACAGACATCATCACTCTCACATCACTTGGAAATCCATTGGTTTTCTATTATTAACTCTTGTGTTACTGTTCTCCTCTTGACTGGATTCCTTGCCATGATTCTCATGCGTGTGCTGAAGAATGATTTTGTCAA GTTTACACCTGATGAAGAGGCACTTGATGACCAAGAGGAGAGTGGATGGAAGTATATCCATGGTGATGTATTTAGATATCCAAGATACAAGTCTTTGTTTGCAGCAGCAATTGGAATAGGCTCTCAATTATTTACACT TGTAATCTTCATCTTTATGCTTGCACTAGTTGGTGTTTTCTATCCTTACAACAGAGGAGCTTTGTTTACTGCACTAGTTGTCATATATGCACTAACTTCTGGCATTGCGGGTTATTCTTCGGCTTCATTCTATTACATGATTGAAGGGAAAAATTGG GTGAAAATTTTGGTGTTAAGTGGAAGTCTGTTCTCTGGACCATTGTTTTTGACATTCTGCTTTCTCAACACTGTTGCTGTTGCCTATAACTCCACAGCAGCACTACCCTTTGGAACAATTGTGGTTATTTTCCTCATATGGACTCTTGTAACATCACCTTTATTAGTATTGGGTGGAATTGCTGGTAAGAATAGCCGATCAGAGTTTCAAGCGCCTTGTCGCACAAACAAGTATCCTAGGCATATTCCTCAACTACCTTGGTACCGTAAAACTCCTGCTCAAATGGCTATGGCTGGTTTTCTGCCATTCAGTGCCATTTACATTGAACTCTACTACATATTTTCTAGTGTTTGGGGTCACCAGATTTATACCATATACAGCATtttgttcattattttcatcattCTCTTGATTGTCACTGCTTTTGTTAATGTGGCATTGACATACTTTCAACTTGCTGCTGAGGACCATGATTGGTGGGGGAG GTCTTTCCTCTGTGGTGGATCAACTGGTTTGTTCATATATGGGTATTGTATGTTCTTCTACAATGCAAGATCAGATATGTCTGGTTTCATGCAAACCTCTTTCTTTTTTGGCTACATGGCTTGCATTTGCTATGGTTTCTTTCTCATGCTTGGAACTGTTGGTTTCCGAGCTTCTTTAATCTTTGTCAGGCACATATACCATTCCATCAAGTGTGAATAG
- the LOC101492609 gene encoding pre-mRNA splicing factor SR-like 1 isoform X1, whose protein sequence is MEIQTSGRPIESLLEKVLCMNILSSDYFKELYRLKTYHEVIDEIYNQVDHVEPWMTGNCRGPSTAFCLLYKFFTMKLTVKQMHGLLKHPDSPYIRAVGFLYLRYVADPKTLWNWYEPYAKDDEEFSPGSNGRMTTMGVYIRDLLLGQYYFDTLFPRIPVPVMRQVVSNLEKLKLPITHSGTTGETTRHGSDDTARRPPSVKAALSVSFGQRAPHRASTRDSSPIRRTLAPPPHEKNVSDDIRKSPSNRRSQSREYPDRDRERSRSRDRERERDRERDRDRYYDRDRNKDRDAERYRDRDRDRDHERDRSRRDRERERSYDYDKRSKYTERGSSRDYDNNIGNGSRHHRSRSRSRSRSRSRSQSQSQVGTARYDSRSSPQRDGSKKTSASSNLAKLKDLYGDLGNSKGDANVERIPRRDNGGEEVIRLGGSSWKY, encoded by the exons ATGGAGATACAGACTTCTGGCAGGCCAATTGAGTCCTTGCTTGAGAAAGTCCTTTGTATGAATATTCTGTCATCTGATTACTTCAAGGAGCTTTATCGATTAAAAACATACCATGAAGTTATTGACGAGATATACAATCAAGTTGATCATGTGGAACCATGGATGACGGGGAACTGTCGTGGTCCTTCAACTGCTTTCTGTCTTCTATACAAGTTTTTCACTATGAAGCTTACTGTCAAGCAGATGCATGGACTACTGAAACACCCCGATTCTCCTTACATTAGAGCG GTTGGGTTTCTCTATCTGAGATATGTTGCTGATCCAAAGACTCTGTGGAACTGGTATGAGCCATATGCCAAAGATGATGAG GAATTTTCTCCCGGGTCTAATGGACGGATGACTACAATGGGTGTATATATCCGTGATTTACTCCTTGGACAG TACTACTTCGACACACTTTTCCCCCGCATCCCAGTTCCTGTAATGCGTCAGGTTGTGTCAAATCTTGAAAAGTTGAAGCTCCCTATTACACATTCTGGTACAACTGGGGAAACCACCCGTCATGGTTCTGATGACACTGCTCGTAGACCACCTTCTGTGAAAGCTGCCCTTTCAGTCTCTTTTGGTCAGCGTGCGCCACATCGAGCTTCCACAAGGGATTCTTCACCCATTCGTCGTACATTAGCCCCTCCTCCTCATGAAAAAAATGTCAGTGATGACATAAGAAAATCTCCAAGTAATCGCCGTAGTCAGAGCCGTGAATATCCTGATAGGGACAGGGAGCGGTCACGCTCCCGGGACCGTGAAAGGGAAAGGGACCGGGAACGTGATAGGGACAGATATTATGACCGAGATAGGAACAAGGACCGAGATGCTGAAAGATACAGGGATCGGGACCGGGATAGGGATCATGAGAGGGACAGAAGCAGGAGGGATAGGGAGCGAGAGAGGAGTTACGATTATGATAAGAGGTCTAAGTACACAGAAAGAGGAAGTAGCCGGGATTATGACAACAACATTGGCAATGGTAGTAGGCACCATCGTAGTAGGAGCAGGAGTCGGAGTAGAAGTAGGAGCAGGAGCCAAAGTCAGAGCCAAGTTGGCACTGCTCGGTATGACTCACGTTCTAGTCCACAGAGAGATGGAAGTAAGAAGACTTCTGCATCAAGTAATCTAGCTAAACTTAAAGATTTGTACGGTGATTTAGGTAATAGTAAAGGAGATGCTAATGTGGAAAGAATTCCTAGAAGGGATAATGGAGGCGAAGAGGTTATTAGACTTGGTGGTTCTTCTTGGAAGTATTGA
- the LOC101492609 gene encoding pre-mRNA splicing factor SR-like 1 isoform X2, translated as MEIQTSGRPIESLLEKVLCMNILSSDYFKELYRLKTYHEVIDEIYNQVDHVEPWMTGNCRGPSTAFCLLYKFFTMKLTVKQMHGLLKHPDSPYIRAVGFLYLRYVADPKTLWNWYEPYAKDDEEFSPGSNGRMTTMGVYIRDLLLGQSSSTRFQVHQKIANADMFLIITYFGGTV; from the exons ATGGAGATACAGACTTCTGGCAGGCCAATTGAGTCCTTGCTTGAGAAAGTCCTTTGTATGAATATTCTGTCATCTGATTACTTCAAGGAGCTTTATCGATTAAAAACATACCATGAAGTTATTGACGAGATATACAATCAAGTTGATCATGTGGAACCATGGATGACGGGGAACTGTCGTGGTCCTTCAACTGCTTTCTGTCTTCTATACAAGTTTTTCACTATGAAGCTTACTGTCAAGCAGATGCATGGACTACTGAAACACCCCGATTCTCCTTACATTAGAGCG GTTGGGTTTCTCTATCTGAGATATGTTGCTGATCCAAAGACTCTGTGGAACTGGTATGAGCCATATGCCAAAGATGATGAG GAATTTTCTCCCGGGTCTAATGGACGGATGACTACAATGGGTGTATATATCCGTGATTTACTCCTTGGACAG AGCTCTTCTACCAGATTCCAGGTGCATCAAAAGATTGCAAATGCAGATATGTTCCTCATCATCACATATTTTGGAGGAACAGTATGA